One window of Erinaceus europaeus chromosome 6, mEriEur2.1, whole genome shotgun sequence genomic DNA carries:
- the PISD gene encoding phosphatidylserine decarboxylase proenzyme, mitochondrial isoform X3 encodes MCRAEARRGPELRAAGWLHFPRLALRRRLGRLSCVPPALRSWPLALLCSLLPVGAGWRPVSRVALYKSVPTRLLSRAWGRLNRVELPRWLRRPVYGLYIWTFGVDMTEAAEQDLRRYRNLSEFFRRRLKPQARPVSGLHGVVSPADGRILSCGPVRDCEVEQVKGVTYSLESFLGPRTAQPLAPAGGCPGGRGVSPPGLSAPPAAEPAGSFRNQLVTRDGNELYQCVIYLAPGDYHCFHSPTDWTVAHRRHFPGSLMSVSPGMARWIKELFCHNERVVLSGAWQHGFFSLTAVGATNVGSIRIYFDRDLHTNSPRHCQGSYNDLSFAGGAGRGGVTLCKGDHLGEFDLGSTVVLIFEAPRHFSFQLQAGQRIRFGEALGSL; translated from the exons ATGTGTCGGGCAGAGGCGCGCCGGGGGCCGGAGCTGCGCGCGGCCGGATG GCTGCACTTCCCGCGCCTGGCGCTGCGGCGGAGGCTGGGCCGGCTGAGCTGCGTGCCGCCCGCGCTGCGCTCCTGGCCGCTGGCGCTGCTGTGCTCGCTGCTGCCCGTCGGCGCCGGCTGGAGGCCCGTGAGCCGG GTGGCGCTGTACAAGTCGGTGCCGACGCGCCTGCTGTCGCGGGCCTGGGGCCGCCTGAACCGCGTGGAGCTGCCCCGCTGGCTGCGCCGGCCCGTGTACGGCCTGTACATCTGGACCTTCGGCGTGGACATGACCGAGGCGGCCGAGCAGGACCTGCGCCGCTACCGCAACCTCAGCGAGTTCTTCCGCCGCAGGCTCAAGCCGCAGGCCAGGCCCGTGTCGGGGCTGCACGGCGTG GTCAGCCCGGCCGACGGCAGGATCCTGAGCTGCGGGCCGGTGCGCGACTGCGAGGTGGAGCAGGTCAAGGGCGTCACCTACTCGCTCGAGTCCTTCCTGGGCCCGCGCACGGCGCAGCCCctcgcccccgcaggtgggtgcCCGGGGGGCCGCGGGGTCTCCCCGCCCGGGCTCAGCGCCCCTCCCGCAGCCGAGCCCGCGGGCTCCTTCCGGAACCAGCTGGTCACGCGTGACGGCAACGAGCTGTACCAGTGCGTCATCTACCTGGCGCCCGGCGACTACCACTGCTTCCACTCGCCCACGGACTGGACGGTCGCCCACCGCCGCCACTTCCCAG GCTCCCTGATGTCGGTGAGCCCGGGCATGGCCCGCTGGATCAAGGAGCTCTTCTGCCACAACGAGCGGGTGGTGCTGAGCGGGGCCTGGCAGCACGGCTTCTTCTCGCTCACGGCCGTGGGCGCCACCAACGTGGGCTCCATCCGCATCTACTTCGACCGG GACCTGCACACCAACAGCCCGCGCCACTGCCAGGGCTCCTACAACGACCTGAGCTTCGCGGGCGGCGCGGGCCGGGGCGGCGTGACCTTGTGCAAGGGCGACCACCTGGGCGAGTTCGACCTGGGCTCCACCGTGGTGCTCATCTTCGAGGCCCCCCGCCACTTCAGCTTCCAGCTGCAGGCCGGCCAGAGGATCCGCTTCGGGGAGGCGCTGGGCTCGCTCTAG
- the PISD gene encoding phosphatidylserine decarboxylase proenzyme, mitochondrial isoform X1 gives MAASVGRPGVRLPRGVAVRRSGVLHCEDTALTHFLQPLMLPLQAFGTSTRKVHTAPARALLLLRPLRILLVAGGSYLGYRQYESYRERQLEKRGLEVAPRLAGHWEVALYKSVPTRLLSRAWGRLNRVELPRWLRRPVYGLYIWTFGVDMTEAAEQDLRRYRNLSEFFRRRLKPQARPVSGLHGVVSPADGRILSCGPVRDCEVEQVKGVTYSLESFLGPRTAQPLAPAGGCPGGRGVSPPGLSAPPAAEPAGSFRNQLVTRDGNELYQCVIYLAPGDYHCFHSPTDWTVAHRRHFPGSLMSVSPGMARWIKELFCHNERVVLSGAWQHGFFSLTAVGATNVGSIRIYFDRDLHTNSPRHCQGSYNDLSFAGGAGRGGVTLCKGDHLGEFDLGSTVVLIFEAPRHFSFQLQAGQRIRFGEALGSL, from the exons CGTTCTTCACTGTGAAGACACTGCCCTGACCCATTTCCTGCAGCCCTTGATGCTGCCCCTCCAAGCCTTTGGCACAA GTACGAGGAAGGTGCACACCGCCCCCGCCCGCGCCCTGTTACTGCTGCGGCCCCTGCGCATCCTGCTGGTGGCGGGCGGCAGCTACTTGGGCTACCGGCAATACGAGAGCTACCGGGAGCGCCAGCTGGAGAAGCGTGGGCTGGAGGTGGCCCCCCGCCTTGCCGGCCACTGGGAG GTGGCGCTGTACAAGTCGGTGCCGACGCGCCTGCTGTCGCGGGCCTGGGGCCGCCTGAACCGCGTGGAGCTGCCCCGCTGGCTGCGCCGGCCCGTGTACGGCCTGTACATCTGGACCTTCGGCGTGGACATGACCGAGGCGGCCGAGCAGGACCTGCGCCGCTACCGCAACCTCAGCGAGTTCTTCCGCCGCAGGCTCAAGCCGCAGGCCAGGCCCGTGTCGGGGCTGCACGGCGTG GTCAGCCCGGCCGACGGCAGGATCCTGAGCTGCGGGCCGGTGCGCGACTGCGAGGTGGAGCAGGTCAAGGGCGTCACCTACTCGCTCGAGTCCTTCCTGGGCCCGCGCACGGCGCAGCCCctcgcccccgcaggtgggtgcCCGGGGGGCCGCGGGGTCTCCCCGCCCGGGCTCAGCGCCCCTCCCGCAGCCGAGCCCGCGGGCTCCTTCCGGAACCAGCTGGTCACGCGTGACGGCAACGAGCTGTACCAGTGCGTCATCTACCTGGCGCCCGGCGACTACCACTGCTTCCACTCGCCCACGGACTGGACGGTCGCCCACCGCCGCCACTTCCCAG GCTCCCTGATGTCGGTGAGCCCGGGCATGGCCCGCTGGATCAAGGAGCTCTTCTGCCACAACGAGCGGGTGGTGCTGAGCGGGGCCTGGCAGCACGGCTTCTTCTCGCTCACGGCCGTGGGCGCCACCAACGTGGGCTCCATCCGCATCTACTTCGACCGG GACCTGCACACCAACAGCCCGCGCCACTGCCAGGGCTCCTACAACGACCTGAGCTTCGCGGGCGGCGCGGGCCGGGGCGGCGTGACCTTGTGCAAGGGCGACCACCTGGGCGAGTTCGACCTGGGCTCCACCGTGGTGCTCATCTTCGAGGCCCCCCGCCACTTCAGCTTCCAGCTGCAGGCCGGCCAGAGGATCCGCTTCGGGGAGGCGCTGGGCTCGCTCTAG
- the PISD gene encoding phosphatidylserine decarboxylase proenzyme, mitochondrial isoform X2 codes for MAASVGRPGVRLPRGVAVRRSGVLHCEDTALTHFLQPLMLPLQAFGTSTRKVHTAPARALLLLRPLRILLVAGGSYLGYRQYESYRERQLEKRGLEVAPRLAGHWEVALYKSVPTRLLSRAWGRLNRVELPRWLRRPVYGLYIWTFGVDMTEAAEQDLRRYRNLSEFFRRRLKPQARPVSGLHGVVSPADGRILSCGPVRDCEVEQVKGVTYSLESFLGPRTAQPLAPAGGCPGGRGVSPPGLSAPPAAEPAGSFRNQLVTRDGNELYQCVIYLAPGDYHCFHSPTDWTVAHRRHFPGSLMSVSPGMARWIKELFCHNERVVLSGAWQHGFFSLTAVGATNVGSIRIYFDRGSYNDLSFAGGAGRGGVTLCKGDHLGEFDLGSTVVLIFEAPRHFSFQLQAGQRIRFGEALGSL; via the exons CGTTCTTCACTGTGAAGACACTGCCCTGACCCATTTCCTGCAGCCCTTGATGCTGCCCCTCCAAGCCTTTGGCACAA GTACGAGGAAGGTGCACACCGCCCCCGCCCGCGCCCTGTTACTGCTGCGGCCCCTGCGCATCCTGCTGGTGGCGGGCGGCAGCTACTTGGGCTACCGGCAATACGAGAGCTACCGGGAGCGCCAGCTGGAGAAGCGTGGGCTGGAGGTGGCCCCCCGCCTTGCCGGCCACTGGGAG GTGGCGCTGTACAAGTCGGTGCCGACGCGCCTGCTGTCGCGGGCCTGGGGCCGCCTGAACCGCGTGGAGCTGCCCCGCTGGCTGCGCCGGCCCGTGTACGGCCTGTACATCTGGACCTTCGGCGTGGACATGACCGAGGCGGCCGAGCAGGACCTGCGCCGCTACCGCAACCTCAGCGAGTTCTTCCGCCGCAGGCTCAAGCCGCAGGCCAGGCCCGTGTCGGGGCTGCACGGCGTG GTCAGCCCGGCCGACGGCAGGATCCTGAGCTGCGGGCCGGTGCGCGACTGCGAGGTGGAGCAGGTCAAGGGCGTCACCTACTCGCTCGAGTCCTTCCTGGGCCCGCGCACGGCGCAGCCCctcgcccccgcaggtgggtgcCCGGGGGGCCGCGGGGTCTCCCCGCCCGGGCTCAGCGCCCCTCCCGCAGCCGAGCCCGCGGGCTCCTTCCGGAACCAGCTGGTCACGCGTGACGGCAACGAGCTGTACCAGTGCGTCATCTACCTGGCGCCCGGCGACTACCACTGCTTCCACTCGCCCACGGACTGGACGGTCGCCCACCGCCGCCACTTCCCAG GCTCCCTGATGTCGGTGAGCCCGGGCATGGCCCGCTGGATCAAGGAGCTCTTCTGCCACAACGAGCGGGTGGTGCTGAGCGGGGCCTGGCAGCACGGCTTCTTCTCGCTCACGGCCGTGGGCGCCACCAACGTGGGCTCCATCCGCATCTACTTCGACCGG GGCTCCTACAACGACCTGAGCTTCGCGGGCGGCGCGGGCCGGGGCGGCGTGACCTTGTGCAAGGGCGACCACCTGGGCGAGTTCGACCTGGGCTCCACCGTGGTGCTCATCTTCGAGGCCCCCCGCCACTTCAGCTTCCAGCTGCAGGCCGGCCAGAGGATCCGCTTCGGGGAGGCGCTGGGCTCGCTCTAG